The DNA sequence aagcagccacagacaattgAAGTAAGGGAACAGGTGGGGGCTGTACCCCAGGAAAACCCTGATTGTAACACGAGGTAGTGCAGACCGTGCATGGGCCGCAGGCGAGTGCCTGGCCCGGAGCCCACTCAAGTATTTGGAgaacttttgggttttttttcaccCCTTACCCTCCTTATCCTCCAACAAAACTTGCCTTGTGTTGCATGCAAAGGGGGGTTGCACACGGACCTGTCTTGAAccatttctttctgtaaataCACATACTTTTATTCTCTTGAAAATGTATGGAAAAACATTAACAAATACTGAATACTGTGACTCCAGCTTGGTGGTGGGGGATGAGGTGAGCCAAACAGCATTTCCGGTTCTCTAGGACTTCCTGAGCTCCTTGAAGAAATCATGTAAACATATTAAATGATAAGTTACTCAAAAGGAAATGCGATGTCACAAGATCAGATCAGAAAATTGCTAAATGGGATGTCTGAGTCACatgtggcttttatttatttttttttaaagaatgtatttatttgagagagagagggcatgcaagcaaggggaggggcagagggagagggagaagcagactctctgctgagcagggagcccgacacggggctcaatcccaggagcctgggatcagcacccgagatgaaggcagacgcttaacagactgagcccccccaggcgccctacatGTGGCTTTTAATGATAGCACTCAGTCATCACTTTTAATGATAGCACTCAGTCATCACTTTTAATGGTAGCACTCAGTCATCACTTTTAATGGTAGGGCTACAACACATCACGGCTTGGTTTCCATGGCAGGTCACATGAAGTGCCATGTGCCATGGAGGCTCCTCGCGGACTCTGGCTTGCGACTCCAGGTTCATGTATGCACCACCGATTTCCATCCCATTGCAAAACAGAAGGGTATTCACTAATGGTGCACTGAGCTCTGGAATTCCCACTCTGTCCGGACGGTCTGAGCCCTGCCAGAATTCTCTGTCTccggagagacagagacagatactTTTTCTACTTTATGTTCCTAACCTCCTGCGGGACAAATTACATACTGAGTACACACAGAGGTTGTTCTGGAAGCTGGTGTATAGCGGCGCACCCAGAAACACAGAGTCCCTGCCCTCTCCAAAACAGGCCCATTTCGAGGCAAGCCTTTGAGAGCTAAAGGGACTTGCTGGAGTCATCAGACTAGCCTGGGCAGGTTCTCGATGCGGACGGCAGGGACTCTGAGCCAGCCGTGTCATCAGCTCTCTGCCCTTTGCTGCTTCCTCCCAACTCTCATGACAGGTACCCGCAAGATGGAGTACAAAGACAGCAGCTGGCATGAGACCTGCTTCGTCTGCCGCCGCTGCCAGCAGCCCATCGGCACCAAGAGCTTCATCCCGAAGGACAGCCAGAACTTCTGCGTGCCGTGCTATGAGAAACAGTACGCCTTGCAGTGTGTTCAGTGCCAAAAGGTATCTCTCATCCTCCCTTGGACCTTGTCCGCTACAGTCCATTTGCCTCCACAGCCCTTGGCTTCAGCCCTCCTTCCCCCAAGCGACACCTGTGGTACCTGAAGGGTACAGGAGTCTTGCCGGGctggcccccccaccccaaaattcTCTTGCACGCGTGCTCATTTACCCCCGGACGGACCCCCCACTCCAGGCCTTCTTCCCACAACGCGACCAGAGATAAAATCCtgtgtccctccctccttctagAACATTGCCAAATATTTGCTCCTGTTTATGACATAAGTTAAAGCCGAGGAAAACCTATATCCCAAAGCGGTCCCGTTACCCTGCACTCCATCAGTGAACAGGAAAACtccggggagggagggagggagggatgtgaGGAGCAAAGGGAGGCTGTGCCCCACGGACAGGGCCCAGGTTGCTAGCTGCACACTTGCCCCCTCGGTCTGGTGCCGTCCTGTCTCGGCTGTTGGGTTAGAGGGAAAAGGAGCCCACTGTAGAGCGATTGCACACTATTTGGCTCCGGCCCTATTACAGACTCTGCTGTTGGGCCTGTGGGGgcccagcctggcctctggctgctgtTCCGCGCGAGGGTCAGCGGGCCGTCAAGTGCCCGTCCTGCCAGCACCTCTTCCAAGGGCAGAGTGGTACACGAACTACAACCTTAAATTCCCCTTCCCCAGTTCCCGCGCTAAGATTATACTGTTTATCTACTGTGTATCCCTGCCTCCTTCAACGAACCTCCTGCGTTTATGTCAGCAAGCCTCTTCTCCTCTCACTCCCTTTCATCAAGAGCCAAGGAAAGTTCATgtcatttgcttttcttccaCTGTGTTCCTCCCAACCTTATGGCCGCCTTGCTTGGCCGCGGAAGTGAAGGTAGTGCGTCCTCTGAGAAGCATGGCCTTGTGTGTGTTCATCGGGACGCATGAAAGCCTTCATGCCAGAAACATCCACTACCCGCTAAGGGAGGGAGGCCCGCTGGGCTACTAGGGTCTGGGGGGAAATGCAGTCCAGTGGCAACATTCAAATGCTTATCAACGAGTGTGCCTTGGAGGAGAACAGAGTCAGCAGAGTGCATACGGGCATGATCTGTACTAATTGGGAATGGGAGCCAGGCTGGTGTTTAGGGAGGGATGCTCTGAGACAGTAACACCCAGGAGCAGGTCTGAGCTAGCCGGGGgattggggtggggatgggggacatGGAATCCAGACACAGGGAAGACAAGGGCGTGTGCCAGGCAGAGCAAACCTCTTATTATACCCGCCCTCTGTATCCAGCAGATACTTTGCAGCCGAATTTATTTTGCATACATTCTGATACAAGGGGGATATTTATAGGATGATCATTATTACTATATAGTTTAATGAAAAGAATATACAACAGAAAGAGTCCTGAACCCTGGCACCTGCTTTGTCTTTAGCTATGAATTCTTAGGCAAGTCCCTGcatttctctgggtctcagtttactcacctataaaatggaaatcatGTCTATAAAATGTAAGGGCCTTAAATAGTCAACCCTTGAACAACAGGGGGTCAGGGGTACCAAGTCTCCTgcgcagttgaaaatccacatcGAATTTTGGACTCCCACAAAGCTTACCTACTAAGAGCAGGTTgttggggtgcctcagtggctcagttggttaagtgactgccttcagctccggtcatgatcccagggagctgGGCTTGAGCCCACAAGGGCctggcttttccctctccctctgctgctctgcctgcttgtgctcccttgctctgtcaaataaataaataaaaactttaagaaaattaagagCGGGCAGTTGACTAGAAACCTCGCTGATGGCATAAATAATCGATGCACGCATTTGTGGTAGGTTCTGTGTATCCTATACTGTCTCCTTACAATACAGTAAGCTAGAGCAAAGAAAATGTTAGGAAATTATAAGAGGAAAACCACCAGGCAGTCTCACGCTGTGCTTAGTGTAAGTGCACGCAGGCGGCCTGTGCAGTTCAATCCCTCGCTGCCTGCGGCTCCGCGGCACCCTCTGCACGCACTAGGGGCAGCCATGCAGTTTCTCCGTGCCTTTTCCCACACACCCGTCGGGTTCAGGAAGGGGATCTCGCGCCACCCAGAACCACCCCTTCCCCGGGGGGGCCCTGGAACGCTGACTGTGGCCTCCTTGCCTCCTCCAGCCCATCACCACCGGGGGTGTCACGTACCGGGAGCAGCCGTGGCACCGGGAGTGCTTCGTGTGCACCGCGTGCAAGAAGCCGCTGTCCGGCCAGCGCTTCACGTCCCGCGAGGAGTTCCCCTACTGCCTGAGCTGCTTCTGCGACCTGTACGCCAAGAAGTGTGCCGGCTGCACCCACCCCATCAGCGGTGAGTGTCCCGACCCGGGCTCCTGGGCGAGGGTTCCCGCTGGGCTCTCGGGGCAGCAGCCCTTCCCCATGGGGCCACCGCCAGGGTTGGACCAGAGGCACGACTGCAGCCCCTGACTTTGCCCCTGCTCCGAGACTGAGACTCAGGGGCCTCCCTGAGGTTCCCGGTGGGAGCTGGTGTTTCTGGGGCCGCGCTCGCGCCACGCTCGCCTGGCCTTGTGACTTGGCGGGGGGACCGCCGCAGCAGGTAGCACTGCCCTTCTAGCTCAGCCGGTCCCTGGAAATCACGTGGCCTGTTCTCAAGGGGTCTTGTTTCTGCCCTCGGCTGGGTTTTCTCCAAAACCAAGATCTGTGCGCATATGGCCCGCAGGTGAGCACCCTGGAACTGGCATTTCCAGGCTGAGCCACGAGACCGCGTTTCTAAAGGGGCTTCCTAGGGGCTCCCGACTCCTGCTTTTGGCTCTTTGGTTTGGCGATCTCatggtggtgagatcaagccccatgtgaggcACCACCCTCCGTGCGGAGCccgctttagattctctctctctctcctactcgtgctccctttctctctctcactctcaaaatcaatgagtaaatctttttaaaaaggataataaaggcgCTCCCTGCCATCTTAGAAGGACTTGTCGACCACAAGGCCATAGCTACATGAGGGCAGAGGACAACATTTTAGGCGATTCTCTCTTATCCCCCCAAGGCTGGGGCCGACCAAGAGCCCAAAGCCTGGTTGGTTGCAGTCTGGTTGCAGACCGGGTTGCACCAAACTATTGGACTTGCCAAGAAATCGAGCGTGGAGGGCAGACGGCTGGTCAGACTCCAGCCCTGTAAACGTGCACCACGCATCACCACACAAATCCGTGACTGggccagaaggaaaagagaattccGTGAGGACACAGGAAGAGTCTGGGCCGTGgattcccagctctgccactttcaGGTGACTGGCTGATCCCAGTCAATGGCAAGTGGCCGACAAGTGTCATCTAAGCACCACAGCCTGGAATGCCTGTGTGGCGCCACTGTGTGGTCACACAAACATTTTACAGCCCGTGTGTGCTTGTCCCCGACTTTCTTTCTCCTGGGGTCTAGAATTGAGCGCATTCACCTCAGCCAATGCCCCTGATGTAGGAAGCCCCAGGTCACTAAAATCATCCTTTCCTGGGTAATCCAGAGCTCGTATTTCCATAAggaattaaaatacaaagaaaagaagcaCAACATTTAAATTTTTCCGTTAACCTGATTCCAGCCATTTATATACCAGACTGGAATCATTCAGGGGGAAGAAATGCAGTCTTTTCCCCTAACATATGCTGTTTTCATGGTAATGCCTATGAAAGTAAATGTTTATACAATTAAACCTTATAAAGCAGTGTAATTTAGATAAAAGCACTTTTAAATGTAAAGTATCAGATATGTGTTATTCCCGTGGTagcactaaaaaaaattttaaaagaagaagaaagaaaacaacacaagGAAAACAATGGACACTTTCCTCCAAAAGAGGAAAGTTACTTCTCTGAAACGCAGAGATTAATGTTCTGGAACCTACAGCGGAATTTTGAAATTGCAGTTAAAATGTACTTGTAGCCAAATCCCCAATTATATGAGATCTTGACTTTAGATTGGATTTTTAATAGATCCTTACTTAGCACTTTCTCTTTAGCaacatttaaatgatttttgtaaGTAAATCTGAAGTTCTACTTTCCTGCATTCTGTGCACAGTGATGTAAAATCCACACACAAATACAGTCAGTCTTCATTACTCAGAGTCCAGACCTGCAAATTCGCCTACTCACTAACATTTATTTGTAACTCCAAAATCAACACTCGAATTGCTTTCTGGTCATTCCCAGACACCCACAGAAGGGCAAAACATTTTGAGTTGTCTGACACGTACGCTCCCGGCGGAGGTGAGGCGAGGGGACACTCTGCCTCCTCATTTCGATTCTCATCTTGTAACCAAGGGTCCTCTTCACGGACTATTTACTGCCACGTtgtttgcatttttgtgctttttgttggcAGTTTCGCTGCTGAAAGTGGCTCCCAAGGGGCAGTGCGGACAGGCTGTCTGTGTTCCTAAACACAGGCAGGTTAGGTTGTGAGGTGCCTTACGGAGAAAATGCACCTGTTAGATGAGCTCTGTTCAGGCTGGAGTTCTGGGGCCGTTGGCCGTAAACCTCAAATGACAATAGTGGACTGTGTATGCCTCTCCCCTTTAGGAGGATTCGTCCTCCTTGGGCGTTTTTGGCTCTCGTTTCTGTGACTTGCCCCATTGGTTCTTATTTCAAGGAAACAGTGGAGTTTCTAAAAGGAGGCTATCCCCCGGGACGTCACCCGACACAGCACCTCCCACTAACATCCTTCTTCATCCTCTCCCTGCCAGGGCTCTTCCTGGCCCCAGGTCTCCAGAGTAGCAGGACTTAATCAGAGGTGAGACAAAGGAGAGACATGGAATGGCAGAAATGCTGGGGCGTCCCAGCCGCTTCTCGGCTTTTCAGTTTGCTcagtgctgagaaaaaaaaaaaacaatgacctTTCAACTGTTCTGCAGTCCCTGCCGCTAAATCAAGTGTtgccaaaaaaaaaccaactctggTTTTCAGACTTGGCTACATATTTGAAACATCTTGGGGAGCTTAAAAAAATGACTGCTCCCTGGGTCACGATTTTATTGGCAGGGGCTATGACCTGGGTGATAGTTGAAGTCTGaaaagcttcccaggtgattcagATCTGCAGTAAAGTTTGAGACCCTTGGGCCTCAAGCACAGGGTTGGTGCCCCTGCAGGCCCAGCACAGAAGCTATGTGGCCACAGCCCTTAGGGGTCCGGGATGCGTAAAGACAGTCAGTGTTTTAGTAGCTGTGAATAGTGAGGGCACCTCTGCTTTTCAAGCTGTGGGATAGTCAGGAAAAGAGAGTCGAAAAGCTGTGCTAGTGCATAACCCACCAGCCACAGGGCTAGGGAGACACTGGAAGGAGCACTGAACTTGAACTGAAGCAGTTTCTAACCAGCCAGGGAGTAGGGGTGGGCGCTAGCTTGCAGGTCTCCCCtaggtgaaagactgaaagcccCATGTCAACCTAGCCAGCTCTGTTACCTGTTTGGTGCATTAGACTTTTCAGGCTAGCCTGAGACTTCAAGCCCTTATAAATGGAGCAGTCAAGGCTGTTGCTTTCTTTTTACTGTGGTAGATTGAACCATTATTTCTGGAAAGAACTCTTTGTAATTGGAATTCATGATCCAGAGTTCAGCGGAATGGATCACAACTCCGAATAACCCTGAGTATTTGGTTCCAGTTGATTTCAGGTGGCTCAGGGGCGGGACCAAGCAACCATGTGGTAATAGGTGGCCGGTGTACCTTAAGCATTTGATGAAAATTTGGCATCAAACAAGAATCAAGCACCGAACCAAGTTATTACTtctcttgtttaaaaatataagaagctGGCCCTCTCTGCTGCCCACACGCCGGAATGCGCTGCCACCCACTGTAGCAGGCCCACCTTCCCCCTCTCACACTGAAGTTCATACTTTATGGCCTATCTCGTGATAATCGCTCTTCAAAAAACGGCCACCCCCCACATCCACATGCCATTTCTTTAGGGAGGCCTTTCCTGACCATTCCAGAGAAAATGCGTATTTACCTCTAATGTCCCTTCAGCACTTCATTCATGAAATCACAAGATAATTGAGCGCCAGACCCGAGGCACCcagggaagaaataagagaaaccaGCTCCAGATCTCCTGGAGTTTCGTTCTGGtggaacagacagacagacacaatCGTCCCTCCATGATTAGAGCTCTCTCTGATCATGTCGTTTTGGAGCTGGTTTGTGTATCTGTTCCTGCTCGTAGTACGAGCTCCACAGAGTGTTTAATTGACCTGTGGATCGCCAGCCATTAGACACTCACACGCTCCGGACTACACAATCCAGCTTTGAAATGGCTCAAACCAGAATTCCTTCGTGGGTCCCGGAGGCCTGGTTCTCCCCAGCCATGgtccctttctctttccaccctggtgttctttcttctctgttaaCAGGACTTGGTGGCACAAAGTACATCTCCTTTGAGGAACGGCAGTGGCATAACGACTGTTTTAACTGTAAGAAGTGCTCCCTCTCACTGGTGGGGCGAGGCTTCCTCACAGAAAGAGATGACATCCTGTGCCCTGACTGCGGGAAAGACATCTGAAGCCCACACGGCTGCTTGTGACAGGCACGGATTTAGGCACTCTCATTCTCCACCAGGCAGTGTTGTGTCTGGTCCCACCGGCCATGCTGAAAGTTCCCTCTTGTGCTTCTCAGTGATATTCACGTTTGTTTAAACCCTTTAATCCTTTGTACTAGCTCAATCCCAGGGAAGGAGGAAACCCTTCTGTAAACCCGTGGTGGGAAGATGATGTTGAATTTTCATAATCAAGCAGGGCAATTCCAAGTGTAAAAATCCTTTTGAATGACATCTTTATACATGTACCTGTCTTTCACTacgtatttaatttttaagtgcaATTAAGACATCACGAACTTGAGTTTCCCGAACTACATGAGATAATGAAGAGTGGGCATTTACAACTGTGTAGCTTCCTGTCATGTAAGACCTAGAGCAAGATCATATAGCTTACAATAAAGTTATCCAGAACAAAATCCTTGGCCACACACAGCGCGTGAAATAATGATTAAACATCGAAGTTCTGAGCATTGCGGTATAAGGCACGTGATTGTACGTTCCACTGATCACTGTATGAAGTACAAGTTCGGACAGGCTGGGGCAGCATTCACGGAGATCCGTCACACCTTTCACTTCCAAGAAAGCCTTCCGTCAGCACCACAACCTCTTCCGGGCTCCCTTCTCTTTGTTCCTCTCTCCCAAACTCTCTCCCCCAGAATTTAATGCTCTGCATTGGATGCGGTAACAGAAACTCCAGAATATGAGCTAATGACAGTGAAGGCAGTTGGGGGATCACTTTTCCTAAAAGAGCTCAGCGCTTTCCCATTGCCATGGGTCCCTATCCTACCCCAACCTGCCCTCTCGTCCAGAAAGGGAAGGATCATGAAAGGACACCAGCACCTCGAGGTCAGAGATGGCCTCTTGCTCATCTGTGTATTCCCACTACCCCAGCAATTTAGGGCATTGCTTTGGAAGCCTCTGTTGTTtctgaaaggagaggaaagagagagaaaaagagagagactccCAGCTCTCAAATCTTAATGATTTGAGCTCTTAGCTTGGCATTCATCTGTAAAACCATCCGTGAAGGCATGGTATACACTTGGAGAGCACTGAGCCAATTTGTGAGCTAGGGCATTGCCTGTGCCCCTTTCTAGAATGCTAACAATAGCGACTTTTGTCCTTAGTTTTCTAAGGTGGTGTAGTACCATAAAATGACTTCACACATGCTCAGCATGGCTGGGACTTGATTTCCACCAAAGTCCCAGCCATGCCGAGCATGTGTGaagtcagtttcttcatctgagtGCTGGACCACATAAGAAGTGTATGATGATGTCTGAGTCAGGCCTTCTGAGAACTCCATGGCTCAGTAGTTCTCTTGCCTTCTAAGTTGTATTATAAAAGTGAAAGCATTCTTGGAGTTGtgctttttaaagtgaaaataacaaaattcaagACAAAAAGGTGAAAGCTTTGGAAATGTCATTGTGGAGCACCTTACCTGTTCCTCATAAGAACCACAGATACACTGAACACACCTGACCTTAAATTAATGGAAGGAAGGGGGAGCTCTATTTCTAGTAAGTAGCTCCTACTGGACTCCAGTAATcttctggaaaaaatattttaagagttttGAAAACACCAGAGCATGATCCAAGACAGGAATACTTGAGAGAGGAGTGGACACCTGAGGAAGGGAAAGGCAATGGGTAGGTTTCATATTTTTATGGCTTTTAGCCAAAGGCAGGCCCCAAAGGGGGAGCTAAAACTCTTGTTAGAAAGTCTGCAGTCTTACTGGCTTGAAGAACCAGAGGCCAGAGCTTGGGACAAATAACATCTGGAAAGTTAAGGGGGGAAATGCTatgaaaaagaaacccaagttCTTTGTATGAAAACCCTATCCATCTCTGGCTGACAACTGAACCATGCATTAAGAGGCTAGACCCCAAGCAGTCCAGCCAAGGCTCAAAGAACAAAGTTGGGGGGCTGCAGGGTGGTGGTGTGCAGAACTCAGTGACTGTCTTCCCAGTGTGACAACCATTTAACTGGAAAAACTGTGTTTGGGGGAAGGTGGGTATATATGCATACCAAATAAATATGTTCAAATCTTGGAAAATCGCCCTAAAGGTGTGCAGCAAATGGAGAAACATTTGGGGAAATCTACATGTTAAGAAGAAGAGTGAGAGTCTATGGCACTTGAGCCATGGACTGATCCcattccccaaccccctcccagtTTCCTGGGACAGAAGCTCTACTCTGGGCCAAGTGCAGCCAAGAAGGGAAGGGCTCCTCCTACTGGTCTAGGGCTGTGCCCCAAGCATGACAGTCTGCAAATCTTGGGGCTCCGATCACTCCTGTCCCACACTGCCCATAGGGTGGGGGATCCAATTAAGAGGGGCTACCTGAGAAGACCCGAGGCTACCATGCTCCTAAGAGTAGGATTGCGTGAAGACATTTATCAGGATGATGTTGGCATGTTCTGCTAAGGATATCAGTCTTCCCTATCCAGCATTTAACTCATGGAGGAGTGTTGCTCCAGGACAAGCAGGACACTGTCCAAGCCCAAGGTGTGGGTTGGAGGGGCAGCTCTGTGAACTAGTAGCTCGCATCTCTGCAGGAAGGGACTGCTTGGTACCAAGAATGGAAGAATCTGTGCTACGGGGATTATGAAAGACAATGGGGATTCTGGTGGCAAGCAGTAGAGAGGGGGTTGCTAGCTATGTGATAGGAGCAGCAAAAGGCAAAATGGAAGAGCAGCCAGAAGTTTAACTGAGAACCAGGGAAAGAGAGATAGGAAGAGCTGTCCTGGGATCCCATTTATTGCTGGGGATCCAGGAGACTGTGGGCATGGACTGGGTCATACCCACTCAGGAGCAAACAGAGTGGGACATGGAGCAGACCTGAAAGCATTCTCTACGCCACACACAGATCGTCAGCAAAGAGCAGAAGTCTCATTAGCTCAAAGAGCTTAGGCAGAAACTCTAACCAATCTCCAACACTGGCCAAACATATAAACATgttcaaagaattaaaggaacATGTATGACAGCAATGCTCACCAAACAGAGAACACCAAAAAGGGATAAATGTTACAAAAAGAgcaaatggaaattctggagttgaaaagtacaaTCACCAAACAGAAAATGTACTGGAGGGGATCATACATTTGAgttgagggaagaaaaaagaaaaaaacagtaaacTTGAATAAAGACCAACTGAGATTATAATTTGAAAAAcggggaaatgaagaaaaattaacaacCTCAAAGCAATGTGAGATACCCTTAAGTGAACTAACATATGTATAATGGAAGCatcaggaggagagagaaaatggacagaaaaaaaaaaaacaaaacattttaagaatggctgaaaacttccccaaatttgatgaaaaaaatttaatccaAAAACACATCCAAgaggcaccggggtggctcagtctgttaagcatctgccttctgctcaggtcatgatcccagagtcctgggatagagccctgcttaatggggaacctgcttctccctctccatttgcccaGCCCCCGCTCATGCCTGCtcgaaatctctctctctctaataagtaaaatcttaaaacatgcacacacatgcatgcacacacacagattcaAGAACCTGGacagacctagaagagagagttTGAAGTCTGAGTCCATCCACACACAAAATCTGAGTCTGTCTCCAGCCCGACCCTACTCACTTAGCCCTCTATCGGTTGGAAATCATGACACTGCATGGTTATTTCTGACTGGCTCTATGATAATCCTTTTTATCAAGCaaaacttttaattaaattattaaatgaaatgtaCTCAGGGGTGCATCACACAGGTGTTAACAGGTAAAACCAAACTACAGAGACAGAAGTAAGAATAGTAGTTACCTTTCTGACTGGGAAGGGACATGAGAGAAGCTTCTGGAATGCTGGAACTATGGTCCAGCTAAATCCTGCCCACTGCCTGTTTTCCTAAACAGTATTTTATTAGGACGCAGCCATGCCTATTCACTTACACATCATGTGGCCCATAAGACATTCTtcctatctggccctttacagaaagtttgTCAACCCTTGCTCTATACCTTGATTTGGACAGTGGTTACATAGCTATAAGTTCGCTCTGTTTAAGATTTTCAAAACTTTGTCGTATTTTATGATGCTCTCCATAAAAACATGTATATTCTATAGTTGGCTGTACTggacagatattttttttttttttttttttttttttttttttttttttgtaatattttatttatttgacagagagaaatcacagctaggcagagaggcaggcagagagagaggaggaagcaggctccccgcggagcagagagcccgatgcggggctcgatcccaggaccctgggaccatgacctgagccgaaggcagaggttttaacccactgagccacccaggcgccccctggacagatattttaaaatttacctttttcttGAAATAAAGCAAACTTGCTTGATCTTTACTTGGTTATTCCAACCGATGAAAGCTCTGGGAGTCAGT is a window from the Meles meles chromosome 16, mMelMel3.1 paternal haplotype, whole genome shotgun sequence genome containing:
- the FHL2 gene encoding four and a half LIM domains protein 2; translation: MTERFDCHHCEESLFGKKYILREDSPYCVACFEALYASTCEECGKPIGCDCKDLSYKDRHWHEACFQCSRCKSSLVDKPFAAKEDQLLCTDCYSHEYSSKCQECKKTIMPGTRKMEYKDSSWHETCFVCRRCQQPIGTKSFIPKDSQNFCVPCYEKQYALQCVQCQKPITTGGVTYREQPWHRECFVCTACKKPLSGQRFTSREEFPYCLSCFCDLYAKKCAGCTHPISGLGGTKYISFEERQWHNDCFNCKKCSLSLVGRGFLTERDDILCPDCGKDI